Proteins encoded together in one Sphingomonas radiodurans window:
- a CDS encoding 5-(carboxyamino)imidazole ribonucleotide synthase encodes MTPLPPGSTIGILGGGQLGRMIATAAAQLGYRTHVLAPDRESVAAQTASALTRADYHNRIVLADFAAQCDVVTYEFENISAVPVEWLADRVPVHPSPASLRVAQDRIAEKEFVSNVGGTPARWAAVDSRVSLDAAIAEIGTPAVLKTTRMGYDGKGQVRLQSPADADGAWESIAGPAVLEAFVDFSHEFSIVLVRDCDGRMVSYPPPWNEHEDSILARSTVPAPAQIASLWTEAAALTGRIADALGHVGVLTCEYFATPDGPVFNEMAPRVHNSGHWTIEGAVTSQFENHVRAICGLPLGDTALVGAGVTMENLIGHDVDRWADLLAESGAHLHLYGKREVRPGRKMGHVTRVQRS; translated from the coding sequence ATGACGCCGTTACCGCCCGGATCGACAATTGGCATTCTCGGCGGCGGGCAGCTCGGCCGGATGATCGCGACCGCTGCCGCGCAGCTCGGCTATCGCACCCATGTCCTCGCGCCCGATCGCGAGAGCGTCGCCGCGCAGACCGCTTCGGCGCTCACCCGCGCCGATTACCACAACCGAATCGTGCTCGCCGATTTCGCCGCGCAATGCGACGTAGTGACCTACGAGTTCGAGAACATCTCGGCAGTTCCGGTCGAATGGCTCGCCGACCGTGTGCCCGTCCACCCCTCGCCCGCCAGCCTGCGCGTCGCGCAGGATCGCATCGCCGAAAAGGAGTTCGTCTCCAACGTCGGCGGCACGCCGGCGCGCTGGGCGGCGGTCGATTCACGCGTCTCGCTGGACGCGGCAATCGCGGAGATCGGTACGCCGGCGGTGCTCAAGACGACCCGCATGGGCTACGATGGCAAGGGCCAGGTCCGGCTGCAATCCCCGGCCGATGCCGATGGCGCCTGGGAGTCGATCGCCGGCCCCGCCGTGCTCGAGGCGTTCGTCGATTTCAGCCATGAATTCTCCATCGTGCTGGTGCGCGATTGCGACGGGCGGATGGTGAGCTACCCCCCGCCATGGAACGAGCATGAGGATTCGATCCTCGCCCGCTCCACGGTGCCGGCGCCAGCACAGATCGCGTCGCTGTGGACCGAGGCCGCGGCGCTGACCGGGCGCATCGCCGACGCGCTCGGCCACGTGGGCGTGCTGACGTGCGAATATTTCGCCACGCCCGACGGCCCGGTGTTCAACGAAATGGCGCCACGCGTCCACAACTCGGGCCATTGGACCATCGAGGGCGCGGTGACCTCGCAATTCGAGAACCACGTCCGCGCGATCTGTGGACTACCACTCGGCGATACCGCGCTGGTCGGTGCCGGCGTGACCATGGAAAATCTGATCGGCCACGATGTCGACCGCTGGGCCGACTTGCTCGCCGAGTCGGGCGCGCACCTTCACCTCTACGGCAAGCGCGAGGTTCGCCCGGGCCGCAAGATGGGTCATGTGACGCGCGTCCAGCGCAGCTGA
- the purE gene encoding 5-(carboxyamino)imidazole ribonucleotide mutase gives MAHVGIIMGSTSDWETMRHAAETLDALGVAHETRVVSAHRTPQRLYDYATQAADRGLKVIIAGAGGAAHLPGMAAAMTHLPVLGVPVESKALKGMDSLLSIVQMPGGIPVGTLAIGKPGAINAGLLAAAILATSDAALTTRLKAWRAAQTERVAETPE, from the coding sequence ATGGCGCACGTCGGCATCATCATGGGCTCCACGTCCGATTGGGAAACGATGCGCCATGCGGCCGAGACGCTCGACGCGCTCGGCGTCGCGCACGAAACGCGCGTCGTCTCCGCGCACCGCACCCCGCAACGCCTTTACGACTATGCGACGCAGGCCGCCGACCGCGGGCTCAAAGTGATCATCGCTGGCGCGGGCGGGGCAGCGCATTTGCCCGGCATGGCGGCAGCGATGACACACTTGCCGGTGCTCGGCGTCCCGGTCGAATCCAAGGCGCTGAAGGGCATGGATAGCCTGCTTTCGATCGTCCAGATGCCCGGCGGCATCCCGGTCGGCACGCTCGCGATCGGGAAGCCTGGTGCGATCAACGCGGGGCTGCTCGCCGCCGCGATCCTCGCTACCAGCGACGCGGCGCTCACGACGCGGCTGAAGGCATGGCGCGCGGCGCAGACCGAGCGAGTCGCGGAGACACCCGAATGA
- a CDS encoding alpha/beta hydrolase: MSTAELEMPSRFSIITIAAPGIESPAWNARLRWPSFGDDHVALEPGDRRGIWAAQLDAAVIRADRAVVLVAEGIGCHAASWWARLTPRSYVSRVAGALLFDPPAAGAGTREAFASPAVALPFPSLVLAGDAASAPVSAIESWGSRLIDGHRQRKGDLLSWRSAQRLVERVTAKVVERDIERILALHPLQRQ, from the coding sequence ATGTCAACCGCCGAGCTGGAGATGCCGAGCCGTTTCTCGATCATCACGATCGCAGCGCCGGGGATCGAATCGCCCGCATGGAACGCGCGGTTGCGTTGGCCTAGCTTTGGCGACGATCACGTTGCGCTCGAACCCGGCGACCGGCGCGGGATCTGGGCAGCGCAACTCGATGCTGCGGTGATCCGCGCCGATCGCGCGGTTGTGCTGGTGGCGGAGGGGATCGGCTGCCATGCGGCGTCATGGTGGGCGCGACTCACCCCGCGCAGCTATGTGTCGCGGGTCGCCGGCGCGCTGCTCTTCGATCCACCCGCAGCGGGTGCAGGCACCCGTGAGGCATTCGCGTCTCCCGCGGTGGCTCTGCCGTTTCCCTCGCTAGTGCTTGCCGGCGACGCCGCCTCCGCGCCGGTCAGCGCGATCGAAAGCTGGGGCAGCCGCCTGATCGACGGTCATCGCCAGCGCAAGGGTGACTTGCTTTCGTGGCGCAGCGCCCAGCGGTTGGTCGAGCGCGTGACCGCGAAGGTGGTCGAGCGTGACATCGAACGCATTCTGGCGCTGCACCCGCTCCAGCGTCAGTAA
- a CDS encoding amino acid permease: MFGPRKSLESVTQHAHGQALAKTLSWPHLIALGVGAIVGTGIYTLTGVGAERAGPAVILAFAIAGAVCACAALAYAELATMIPAAGSAYTFSYTALGEALAWIVGWSLILEYSLACATVAVGWSGYLVGWIQSAGIVLPPALLSGPHGGGIVNLPAVMVALGVMGMLIAGTRESATLNIVLVVIKLTALGVFIAFALPAFNADNLHPFMPYGFGSVETGGEKRGVMAAAAIVFFAFYGFDAVATSAEEAKNPGRDLTIGIVGSMLVCTVIYMLVAVTAIGAMPFLQLANSPEPLALVLRSLGQPVAAYLIALAAIIALPSVILVMMYGQSRVFFTMARDGLLPRRLATVSPRTGAPTLITLVTGVSIAIVAGIFRLDEIAELANAGTLLAFIAVGACLMVLRKRAPGAERLFRCPQPYVVGTLAILGCLYLLFSLPSSTIVRFVIWNVIGLAIYFLYGRRHSVEGRVTAS; the protein is encoded by the coding sequence ATGTTCGGGCCGCGCAAGTCGCTGGAGTCGGTTACGCAGCACGCACACGGACAGGCGCTCGCCAAGACCTTGTCGTGGCCGCACCTGATCGCGTTGGGGGTCGGTGCGATTGTCGGCACGGGGATCTACACGCTGACCGGCGTCGGTGCGGAGCGCGCCGGGCCGGCGGTGATCCTCGCCTTCGCGATCGCGGGCGCGGTGTGCGCCTGTGCGGCGCTGGCCTATGCCGAACTCGCTACGATGATACCGGCCGCGGGCAGCGCTTATACGTTCAGCTATACCGCGCTCGGTGAGGCGCTGGCGTGGATCGTGGGATGGAGCCTGATCCTCGAATATTCGCTGGCCTGCGCGACGGTGGCGGTAGGTTGGTCGGGTTATCTCGTCGGCTGGATTCAATCGGCGGGCATCGTACTACCGCCGGCGTTGCTCAGCGGGCCGCATGGTGGCGGGATCGTCAACCTGCCCGCGGTCATGGTCGCGCTGGGGGTGATGGGAATGCTGATCGCTGGCACGCGCGAGAGTGCGACGCTCAACATCGTGCTGGTCGTCATCAAGCTTACCGCGCTTGGCGTGTTCATCGCCTTCGCGCTGCCGGCGTTCAATGCCGACAATCTGCATCCGTTCATGCCCTATGGCTTCGGATCGGTGGAAACGGGCGGCGAGAAGCGGGGTGTGATGGCGGCGGCGGCGATCGTGTTCTTCGCCTTCTACGGCTTTGATGCGGTGGCGACATCGGCGGAGGAGGCGAAGAACCCGGGGCGGGATCTGACGATCGGGATCGTAGGATCGATGCTGGTCTGCACGGTGATCTACATGCTCGTGGCGGTGACCGCGATCGGCGCCATGCCGTTCCTGCAGCTCGCCAATTCGCCCGAGCCGCTTGCGCTGGTACTGCGATCGCTCGGCCAGCCGGTGGCGGCGTATCTGATCGCGCTGGCGGCGATCATCGCGCTGCCGTCGGTGATCCTCGTGATGATGTACGGGCAGAGCCGCGTCTTCTTTACGATGGCGCGCGACGGGCTGCTGCCGCGCCGGCTTGCGACCGTCAGCCCGCGGACGGGCGCACCGACGCTGATCACCCTGGTAACGGGCGTGTCGATCGCGATCGTTGCTGGTATCTTCCGGCTCGACGAGATCGCTGAGCTGGCCAATGCCGGGACGCTGCTGGCGTTCATCGCTGTCGGCGCGTGCTTGATGGTGCTGCGCAAGCGTGCGCCCGGTGCGGAGCGGCTGTTCCGTTGTCCACAACCTTATGTCGTGGGCACGCTGGCGATCCTGGGCTGCCTGTATTTGCTGTTCAGCCTGCCATCGTCGACTATCGTGCGGTTCGTGATCTGGAACGTGATCGGGCTGGCGATCTACTTTCTCTATGGTCGGCGGCACAGCGTGGAGGGTCGGGTCACCGCCAGCTGA
- a CDS encoding NRDE family protein, producing the protein MCVVALALAAHPKWQLVVAGNRDEFHTRAAAPLARWTDAPHVLSGRDLVSGGGWIGVSDARRFAVVTNVAGYPRDGDAPSRGALVADYLRDGSLPADDMLGAFGGFSLLTIGDDASFRTNRPAIERRPLAPGLHGIANGPLDPPSPRTRTLTMALAEWIASTRPASAVLDLLADEAPAGERPVFIRDGVYGTRCSTVIAVDTAGNGMIVERRFGPAGVPDGETRLDFSWR; encoded by the coding sequence ATGTGCGTCGTGGCGCTGGCCCTTGCCGCCCACCCGAAGTGGCAGCTCGTCGTCGCCGGCAACCGCGACGAATTTCACACCCGCGCCGCCGCCCCGCTCGCCCGCTGGACTGACGCACCACACGTCCTATCGGGTCGCGATCTCGTGTCGGGCGGCGGGTGGATCGGCGTATCGGACGCGCGGCGGTTCGCCGTCGTCACGAACGTCGCGGGCTACCCACGCGACGGCGACGCGCCTTCGCGCGGCGCGCTGGTCGCGGATTACCTGCGCGACGGCAGCTTGCCGGCGGACGACATGCTCGGCGCCTTCGGCGGGTTCAGCCTGCTGACGATCGGGGACGATGCGAGCTTCCGCACCAACCGTCCCGCGATCGAGCGTCGCCCGCTCGCACCGGGGCTGCACGGAATCGCGAACGGCCCACTCGATCCGCCGTCACCGCGCACGCGCACGCTGACGATGGCGCTGGCCGAATGGATCGCCTCGACCCGCCCGGCCTCCGCCGTGCTCGATCTGCTCGCCGACGAAGCGCCAGCCGGCGAACGCCCGGTATTCATCCGCGACGGCGTCTACGGCACACGGTGCAGCACCGTGATCGCAGTGGATACGGCAGGCAACGGCATGATCGTCGAGCGCCGCTTCGGCCCGGCGGGCGTGCCCGATGGCGAAACCCGCCTCGACTTCAGCTGGCGGTGA
- the folP gene encoding dihydropteroate synthase yields the protein MHLLPVQFVDAPFAYPDGAVERLAGGMQWFAAYEVTEAATKRVVPVAEVASLGERAVTLHGRITAPRPALTLGPRTLRFDQPVVAGILNLTPDSFSDGGAHSDDPTAAAAAGMTMAGTGAALIDVGGESTRPGATLVWEEDEAKRVVPVIKRLAAAGALVSIDTRKALVMERALAAGAAIVNDVSALLWDTRALDVVARTGCPVILMHSPDPTKGPHGGDGYRNVVTDVFDWLEARIEAVVAAGVERSRVIVDPGIGFGKSLQDNLALINALTIFHGLGCPVMLGASRKRLIGALSNEAPAGERLGGSVALALKGAEAGVQLLRVHDVPETVQALRVWRGLRDRAFVG from the coding sequence ATGCACCTACTCCCGGTCCAGTTCGTCGATGCGCCGTTCGCGTATCCTGATGGCGCAGTCGAGCGGCTGGCCGGCGGGATGCAGTGGTTCGCCGCCTATGAGGTTACCGAAGCCGCCACAAAGCGCGTCGTCCCGGTTGCCGAGGTTGCGTCACTTGGCGAGCGAGCAGTCACCCTACACGGCCGCATCACCGCACCGCGACCGGCGCTCACCCTCGGCCCACGCACGTTGCGGTTCGACCAGCCCGTGGTCGCCGGCATCCTCAACCTCACACCTGACAGCTTCTCCGACGGCGGCGCGCATAGCGACGATCCCACTGCCGCAGCCGCGGCCGGCATGACGATGGCCGGCACCGGCGCCGCGCTGATCGACGTCGGGGGTGAATCAACTCGGCCGGGCGCGACGCTTGTCTGGGAGGAGGACGAAGCCAAGCGCGTCGTGCCCGTCATCAAGCGGCTGGCGGCGGCTGGCGCGCTCGTGTCGATCGACACACGCAAGGCGTTGGTGATGGAGCGCGCGCTCGCCGCAGGCGCCGCGATCGTAAATGACGTGTCAGCTCTGCTGTGGGACACGCGCGCGCTCGACGTCGTCGCGCGCACCGGCTGCCCCGTGATCCTGATGCACTCGCCCGACCCAACCAAGGGGCCGCACGGCGGCGATGGCTATCGCAATGTAGTGACCGACGTCTTCGACTGGCTCGAAGCACGCATCGAGGCGGTGGTCGCGGCCGGCGTGGAGCGCTCGCGCGTGATCGTCGATCCCGGGATCGGCTTTGGCAAGTCGCTGCAGGACAATCTCGCGCTGATCAACGCGCTGACGATCTTCCACGGTCTCGGCTGCCCGGTCATGCTAGGGGCGAGCCGCAAGCGACTGATCGGCGCCTTGTCGAACGAAGCGCCGGCGGGCGAGCGGCTCGGTGGCTCGGTGGCGCTCGCGCTGAAGGGGGCGGAGGCCGGGGTGCAATTGCTGCGCGTCCACGACGTGCCGGAAACGGTGCAGGCGCTGCGCGTCTGGCGCGGCCTGCGCGACCGGGCCTTCGTGGGGTGA
- a CDS encoding site-specific DNA-methyltransferase, which yields MGVIEKARVRSAKAAPVATPPAVLPLDEILMGDCIAHMRALPAKSVDMIFADPPYNLQLGGELFRPDGSHVDAVTDDWDKFDSLKHYDAFTLAWLAEAHRLLKEDGTIWVIGSYHNIFRVGAAVQDLGYWILNDIVWRKANPMPNFRGTRFTNAHETLIWASKGEKAKYTFNYRSMKTLNDELQMRSDWEFPICGGQERLKGTDGHKVHPTQKPEALLYRILLACTKPGDVVLDPFFGTGTTGAVAKRLGRRWIGIERETGYIDAAKARIAAALPLDESSLTTMQSPRQQPKVAFGVLVENAYLPAGSIVTDAKRRWRATVRADGSLASDCGTIGSIHKLGATLQGAPACNGWTFWHHEAAGVLTPIDSLRQTYLLATQV from the coding sequence ATGGGGGTCATCGAAAAGGCGCGCGTCCGCAGCGCAAAGGCGGCGCCCGTTGCCACACCACCGGCGGTGCTGCCGCTGGACGAGATCCTGATGGGCGATTGCATCGCCCACATGCGTGCGCTGCCGGCGAAGTCGGTGGACATGATCTTCGCCGACCCGCCCTACAACCTCCAGCTCGGCGGCGAGCTGTTCCGTCCCGACGGCAGCCATGTCGATGCGGTGACCGACGATTGGGACAAGTTCGACAGCCTGAAGCATTACGACGCCTTCACCCTCGCCTGGCTGGCCGAGGCACACCGTCTCCTGAAGGAGGACGGCACGATCTGGGTGATCGGCAGCTACCACAACATCTTCCGCGTCGGCGCCGCGGTGCAGGATCTCGGCTATTGGATCCTCAACGACATCGTTTGGCGCAAGGCCAATCCGATGCCCAATTTCCGCGGCACGCGCTTCACCAACGCGCACGAAACGCTGATCTGGGCGTCGAAGGGTGAGAAAGCGAAATACACCTTCAACTACCGATCGATGAAGACGCTGAACGACGAGCTCCAGATGCGCTCGGATTGGGAATTCCCGATCTGCGGCGGGCAGGAGCGGCTGAAGGGCACTGACGGCCACAAGGTTCACCCGACGCAAAAGCCCGAAGCGTTGCTGTACCGCATCCTGCTCGCCTGCACTAAGCCCGGCGACGTGGTGCTCGATCCGTTCTTCGGCACCGGCACCACCGGTGCGGTGGCCAAGCGGCTCGGCCGGCGCTGGATCGGGATCGAGCGTGAGACGGGCTATATCGATGCCGCAAAGGCGCGCATCGCCGCCGCCCTGCCGCTCGACGAATCTTCGCTGACCACGATGCAGAGCCCGCGCCAGCAGCCCAAGGTCGCGTTCGGCGTGCTCGTGGAGAATGCATACCTCCCCGCCGGCAGCATCGTCACCGATGCCAAGCGCCGCTGGCGCGCCACGGTGCGTGCCGACGGAAGCCTGGCGAGCGACTGCGGCACCATCGGATCGATCCACAAGCTTGGCGCGACGCTGCAGGGGGCACCGGCGTGCAACGGCTGGACCTTCTGGCACCATGAGGCCGCAGGGGTGCTGACACCGATCGATTCACTGCGCCAGACGTACCTGCTCGCGACACAGGTCTAG
- a CDS encoding ribonuclease HII — protein MPGLKHERLYLAPVAGVDEAGRGPLAGPVVAAAVILPARNVPRGIDDSKKLPATERARLCARITDCAIVGVGIVEADEIDTLNIYWATMKAMTIAVDQIATKLGCAPGHVLVDGNRLPRWGYASTPIVGGDALSRSIAAASIVAKHTRDTIMLQHHESYPQYDWASNKGYGAPAHRRALAEHGPCPLHRRSFAPVAQTVLQF, from the coding sequence ATGCCCGGATTGAAACACGAACGCCTCTATCTCGCCCCTGTCGCCGGAGTGGACGAGGCCGGCCGCGGCCCGCTCGCCGGCCCTGTCGTCGCCGCGGCCGTCATCCTGCCGGCGAGAAACGTCCCCAGAGGCATCGACGATTCGAAGAAGCTCCCCGCCACCGAGCGCGCCCGCCTCTGCGCACGGATCACCGACTGCGCGATCGTCGGCGTCGGGATCGTCGAGGCCGACGAAATCGACACGCTCAACATCTATTGGGCGACGATGAAGGCGATGACGATCGCGGTCGATCAGATCGCAACCAAACTCGGCTGCGCGCCCGGTCACGTCTTGGTCGATGGCAATCGCCTGCCGCGCTGGGGCTATGCGTCCACCCCGATCGTCGGCGGCGACGCGCTCAGCCGCTCGATCGCCGCCGCCTCGATCGTCGCGAAGCACACCCGCGACACGATCATGCTCCAGCACCACGAATCATATCCGCAGTACGATTGGGCGTCGAACAAGGGCTATGGCGCGCCCGCGCATCGCCGCGCTTTGGCCGAACATGGCCCCTGCCCGCTCCACCGTCGCAGTTTCGCACCGGTCGCGCAGACGGTTCTGCAATTCTAG
- a CDS encoding bifunctional hydroxymethylpyrimidine kinase/phosphomethylpyrimidine kinase, with product MTARILIIAGSDSGGGAGIQADIKTVTMLGGHAMTAVTAITAQNTVGVQGVHPIPTEMVVQQMRSCIDDIGVDAVKIGMIGSAATAHAVADVLETLSPSPRSRGEGRGEGQSQATPSAALPLSQPSPLKGRGLPIVFDPVMIATSGSILADADTITAFDRLMRLATLVTPNLPELVALGGKGAVLETGAALLVKGGHAEGDKITDRLLDQSGEVTSWTAPRIDTPHTHGTGCTLASAIAEGLGRGLPLPQATARARRFVRIALREAPGLGAGHGPMGHQKVRLDSDVGGATPNQITLPATNHAASFAFYKELGLTPIVDSDGRYARFESAGGTTLSIEAADEIDAKPILFLEVADLDVAVTAARAHGIAVTDPIDQSWGWREARLSDPAGNALRLYTAGENRRFPPWRLTCPD from the coding sequence ATGACAGCCCGGATCCTAATCATCGCAGGTTCCGATTCCGGCGGCGGCGCCGGCATTCAGGCCGACATCAAGACCGTCACGATGCTCGGCGGCCACGCGATGACAGCCGTGACGGCCATCACCGCGCAGAACACAGTGGGCGTGCAGGGCGTCCACCCGATCCCGACCGAAATGGTCGTCCAGCAGATGCGCTCCTGCATCGACGACATCGGCGTCGACGCGGTCAAGATCGGCATGATCGGCTCGGCCGCGACGGCGCATGCGGTAGCGGACGTGCTGGAAACCCTATCTCCCTCTCCCCGCTCGCGGGGAGAGGGCCGGGGAGAGGGGCAGTCCCAAGCCACCCCGTCCGCCGCCCTCCCCCTCTCCCAACCCTCTCCCCTGAAGGGGAGAGGGCTTCCGATCGTCTTCGACCCAGTGATGATCGCCACCTCCGGTTCGATCCTCGCCGACGCCGACACGATCACTGCCTTCGACCGCCTGATGCGCCTGGCGACGCTGGTCACCCCCAACCTCCCCGAACTCGTCGCACTTGGCGGCAAGGGCGCGGTGCTGGAAACCGGCGCAGCGCTCCTCGTGAAAGGCGGCCACGCCGAAGGCGACAAGATTACTGACCGCCTGCTCGACCAGAGCGGTGAGGTCACCAGCTGGACAGCCCCCCGCATCGACACCCCGCACACCCACGGCACCGGCTGCACCCTCGCCAGCGCGATCGCCGAAGGCCTCGGCCGCGGCCTCCCCCTTCCGCAAGCGACCGCCCGCGCCCGCCGGTTCGTCCGCATCGCACTCCGCGAAGCCCCGGGTCTCGGTGCCGGACACGGCCCGATGGGCCACCAAAAGGTCCGCCTCGACAGCGACGTCGGCGGCGCGACCCCCAACCAGATCACCCTCCCCGCCACCAACCACGCCGCAAGCTTCGCCTTCTACAAAGAACTCGGCCTCACTCCGATCGTCGACAGCGACGGCCGCTATGCCCGCTTCGAAAGCGCCGGCGGCACCACGCTTTCGATCGAGGCCGCCGACGAGATCGATGCAAAACCGATCCTCTTCCTCGAAGTCGCCGACCTCGACGTCGCCGTAACAGCCGCCCGCGCGCACGGGATCGCGGTCACCGATCCGATCGACCAGAGCTGGGGCTGGCGCGAAGCCCGACTCTCCGACCCCGCCGGCAACGCGCTTCGTCTCTACACCGCTGGCGAGAACCGCCGCTTCCCGCCATGGCGGCTGACATGCCCGGATTGA
- a CDS encoding DUF1272 domain-containing protein, translating into MLDMRPDCERCGTDLPADQGGAFICSFECTFCADCAEAMDERCLNCGGELLDRPARIGASLKKHPASTKRHFAS; encoded by the coding sequence ATGCTCGACATGCGCCCCGACTGCGAACGCTGCGGCACCGATCTTCCCGCCGATCAGGGCGGCGCGTTCATCTGCTCGTTCGAATGCACCTTCTGCGCCGACTGCGCCGAGGCAATGGACGAACGCTGCCTCAATTGCGGCGGCGAACTCCTCGACCGCCCCGCCCGCATCGGCGCCTCGCTGAAGAAGCATCCCGCCTCGACGAAGCGCCACTTCGCCAGTTGA
- a CDS encoding acyl-CoA thioesterase, with translation MPRPGFAFSTAFKVRYAEIDGQRVVFNSRYLEYADVAVTEFWEWTGIEAALGETWREMEFHVRRATVDYLKPLVLGDTVEASVRIERMGTSSITKRFDLANQHGDLCNVIELVSVNVHLPTGRPVPIEGDVRQFLNALMVAQPDRVA, from the coding sequence ATGCCCCGCCCCGGCTTCGCCTTCTCCACCGCCTTCAAGGTCCGCTACGCTGAGATTGACGGCCAACGCGTCGTCTTCAACTCGCGCTATCTCGAATATGCCGATGTCGCCGTCACTGAATTCTGGGAATGGACCGGGATCGAAGCCGCGCTCGGCGAAACCTGGCGCGAGATGGAATTCCACGTCCGCCGCGCCACGGTCGATTATCTCAAACCGCTGGTGCTCGGCGACACCGTCGAAGCATCTGTGCGGATCGAGCGGATGGGCACTTCGAGCATCACCAAGCGCTTCGATCTCGCCAACCAGCACGGCGATCTGTGCAACGTGATCGAGCTGGTCAGCGTCAACGTCCATCTGCCGACCGGCCGCCCGGTCCCGATCGAGGGCGACGTCCGCCAGTTCCTGAATGCGCTGATGGTGGCACAGCCCGATCGCGTCGCGTAA
- a CDS encoding sulfite exporter TauE/SafE family protein, whose amino-acid sequence MDGYNPLYSLAGLMVGMLVGLTGVGGGSLMTPLLVIAFGFHPATAVGTDLLYASATKTVGSAVHGMRGTVDWAIVRRLATGSLPAALLTLLVLSRAGTTAKETGATIAVVLGVALVLTALATFFRARIVARVAPYFDGMSERRLATLTVMLGAILGVLVSFTSVGAGALGMTALLILYPLAPVNRLVGSDIAHAVPLTLIAGLGHWWLGSVDMMLLASLLAGSIPGIVLGSVIASRVTDRVLTPILATTLGLVGLKLIL is encoded by the coding sequence ATGGACGGCTATAACCCGCTCTATTCGCTCGCCGGCCTCATGGTCGGCATGCTCGTCGGGCTGACCGGCGTCGGCGGCGGATCGCTGATGACGCCGCTGCTGGTTATCGCCTTCGGCTTCCACCCCGCCACTGCGGTCGGCACCGACCTACTCTATGCCTCGGCGACCAAGACGGTCGGCAGCGCGGTGCATGGCATGCGCGGCACCGTCGATTGGGCAATCGTGCGGCGGCTCGCCACCGGCAGCCTGCCCGCCGCCTTGCTCACGCTGCTGGTGCTGAGCCGTGCCGGCACAACGGCGAAGGAGACCGGCGCGACGATCGCGGTTGTCCTCGGCGTGGCGCTGGTCCTCACCGCGCTCGCCACATTCTTCCGCGCGCGGATCGTCGCGCGCGTCGCCCCATATTTCGACGGCATGAGCGAGCGGCGGCTCGCGACTCTCACGGTGATGCTCGGCGCGATCCTCGGCGTGCTGGTGTCGTTCACCTCGGTCGGCGCCGGCGCGCTCGGCATGACCGCGCTGCTCATCCTCTACCCGCTCGCCCCGGTGAACCGCCTCGTCGGCTCCGACATCGCGCACGCCGTGCCGCTGACGCTGATCGCCGGGCTCGGCCATTGGTGGCTCGGTTCGGTCGACATGATGCTGCTCGCCTCGCTCCTCGCCGGATCGATCCCCGGCATCGTGCTGGGCAGCGTGATCGCATCGCGCGTCACCGATCGCGTCCTCACCCCGATCCTCGCGACGACGCTCGGGCTGGTGGGGCTGAAGCTGATTTTGTAG